A stretch of Mesorhizobium sp. M2A.F.Ca.ET.046.03.2.1 DNA encodes these proteins:
- a CDS encoding aldehyde dehydrogenase family protein has product MTETVKLKSPIDGSIYAERPVATDHAINAAVERARAAREKWAETPVVERGKYMLAMLEALFAMTDEIVPEIAWQMGRPVRYGGEFGGVKERTNYMVEIAEQALKPVMASNPKEGFRRYVKKVPLGVVLVIAPWNYPYLTAVNTIVPALMAGSAVILKHAAQTLLVGERFQQAFDRAGLPLGLFQNLVMNHAQTEKLLGSGKIDHVNFTGSVGGGRAIEEAAAGTFMTLGLELGGKDPAYVLPDAKLDHAVANLVDGAFYNSGQCCCGIERVYVHEKVYDEFVEGFVAETKKYVVGNPLEQATTMGPMAQARFADLIREQKAEALRKGATAHINMRVENDRAGSPYLAPEVLTEVDHQMSVMREESFGPIVGIMKVRNDEEAIALMNDSPYGLTASIWTRDTERAIAIGDRVETGTVFMNRCDYLDPALVWTGVKDTGKGAALSAIGYDNLTRPKSYHLRETI; this is encoded by the coding sequence ATGACCGAAACGGTCAAGCTGAAATCCCCCATCGACGGCTCGATCTATGCCGAGCGGCCGGTCGCGACCGACCACGCGATCAACGCGGCGGTCGAGCGCGCCAGGGCGGCGCGGGAGAAATGGGCCGAAACGCCGGTCGTCGAGCGCGGCAAATACATGCTGGCGATGCTCGAGGCGCTGTTCGCCATGACCGACGAGATCGTGCCGGAGATCGCCTGGCAGATGGGGCGGCCGGTGCGCTACGGCGGCGAGTTCGGCGGCGTCAAGGAACGCACCAACTACATGGTCGAGATCGCTGAACAGGCACTCAAGCCGGTCATGGCCTCCAATCCGAAGGAGGGTTTTCGGCGCTATGTGAAGAAGGTGCCGCTCGGCGTCGTGCTGGTGATCGCGCCTTGGAACTATCCCTATCTCACCGCCGTCAACACCATCGTGCCGGCGCTGATGGCCGGCAGCGCCGTCATCCTCAAGCACGCGGCACAGACGTTGCTCGTCGGCGAACGCTTCCAGCAGGCTTTCGACAGAGCGGGGCTGCCCCTGGGGCTGTTCCAGAACCTCGTCATGAACCATGCCCAGACCGAGAAGCTGCTCGGCTCCGGCAAGATCGACCATGTCAACTTCACCGGATCGGTCGGCGGCGGCCGCGCCATCGAGGAGGCGGCGGCCGGCACCTTCATGACGCTCGGCCTCGAACTCGGCGGCAAGGATCCGGCCTATGTGCTGCCCGACGCCAAGCTGGACCATGCGGTCGCCAATCTTGTCGACGGCGCCTTCTACAATTCCGGCCAGTGCTGTTGCGGCATAGAGCGCGTCTATGTGCACGAGAAGGTCTATGACGAGTTCGTCGAAGGTTTCGTCGCCGAGACGAAGAAGTATGTCGTCGGCAATCCGCTGGAACAGGCGACCACGATGGGCCCGATGGCGCAGGCGCGCTTCGCCGACCTGATCCGCGAGCAGAAGGCCGAGGCGCTGCGCAAAGGCGCGACCGCACATATCAACATGAGGGTCGAGAACGACAGGGCGGGCTCGCCCTATCTGGCGCCGGAAGTGCTGACAGAAGTCGACCACCAGATGAGCGTCATGCGCGAGGAAAGTTTTGGGCCGATCGTCGGCATCATGAAGGTGCGCAACGACGAGGAGGCGATCGCGCTGATGAACGACAGCCCCTATGGGCTGACCGCGTCGATCTGGACACGCGACACCGAGCGCGCGATCGCCATCGGCGACCGCGTCGAGACCGGCACCGTGTTCATGAACCGCTGTGACTATCTGGACCCGGCGCTGGTCTGGACCGGCGTCAAGGACACCGGCAAGGGCGCGGCGCTCTCGGCCATCGGTTACGACAATCTGACCCGGCCGAAATCCTATCACCTGCGCGAAACGATCTGA
- a CDS encoding ABC transporter substrate-binding protein: MFKFMGKVLSLSAAALFASTVISSAASMDDLVKAAKAEGQLTVIALPHDWCGYGAVIDAFKAKYPEITINELNPDAGSGDEVEAIKANKDNKGPQAPDVIDVGLSFGPTAKKDGLIQAYKVSTWDSIPDSAKDADGFWTGDYYGVLSFLVNKDLVKEAPADWADLLKSDYANTVALAGDPRASNQAIQAVYAAGLSGGAAAGEAAGTAGLDFFKKLNAAGNFVPVIGKPATLAQGQTPILVTWDYNALAGRDTLKGNPPVDVVVPKTGVVAGVYVQAISAYAPHPNAAKLWLEYLYSDEGQIGWLKGYCHPIRFNDLAKNGKLPADVMAKLPPAEAYASAVFPTLDEQGKAKEAITKNWDATVGANVK; this comes from the coding sequence ATGTTCAAGTTCATGGGGAAAGTGCTTTCCCTCTCGGCCGCGGCGCTCTTCGCGTCGACGGTGATTTCGTCCGCCGCTTCGATGGACGATCTCGTCAAGGCCGCGAAGGCGGAAGGCCAGCTCACTGTCATCGCGCTTCCGCATGACTGGTGCGGCTACGGGGCAGTGATCGACGCTTTCAAGGCTAAGTATCCGGAAATCACCATCAACGAACTCAACCCCGACGCCGGCTCTGGCGACGAGGTCGAGGCGATCAAGGCCAACAAGGACAACAAGGGCCCACAGGCCCCTGACGTCATCGACGTCGGCCTGTCCTTCGGTCCGACCGCCAAGAAAGACGGTCTGATTCAAGCTTACAAGGTATCGACCTGGGATTCGATCCCGGACAGCGCCAAGGATGCCGATGGTTTTTGGACGGGCGACTATTACGGCGTGCTGTCGTTCTTGGTGAACAAGGATCTTGTGAAGGAAGCTCCGGCTGACTGGGCAGACCTGCTGAAGTCAGATTATGCCAACACCGTCGCCCTCGCCGGGGATCCGCGTGCCTCGAACCAAGCGATCCAGGCGGTCTACGCCGCCGGCCTGTCCGGTGGTGCCGCTGCTGGTGAAGCAGCCGGCACAGCAGGTCTCGACTTCTTCAAGAAGCTCAATGCCGCTGGCAATTTTGTGCCGGTCATCGGCAAGCCAGCCACGCTGGCCCAAGGTCAGACCCCGATCCTGGTCACCTGGGACTACAACGCGCTTGCCGGCCGCGACACGCTGAAGGGCAATCCGCCGGTCGACGTCGTTGTGCCTAAGACCGGCGTCGTTGCCGGCGTCTATGTGCAGGCGATCAGCGCTTACGCGCCGCATCCGAATGCCGCCAAGCTCTGGCTCGAGTACCTTTACTCCGACGAAGGTCAGATTGGCTGGCTGAAGGGTTACTGCCATCCGATCCGGTTCAACGACCTCGCCAAGAACGGCAAGCTTCCGGCCGATGTGATGGCCAAGCTGCCGCCGGCCGAAGCCTACGCGTCGGCCGTGTTCCCGACCCTCGACGAGCAGGGTAAGGCCAAGGAGGCGATCACCAAGAACTGGGACGCCACTGTCGGCGCCAACGTGAAGTAA